Proteins from a genomic interval of Paenibacillus sp. FSL H8-0048:
- a CDS encoding ABC transporter permease, translated as MNFRNTCRACSSLFRIRMAEGLQYRVSAISGTMVSVFWALIECVLFTVFYTYSDNGSWNNNGLSLPQAISYVWLAQGLFVLQSMNIDSEIMGKINNGDVGIELCRPMNLYTHWFVKSSAGKLGTSWMRGLSTVLAGLLMPAGYALGGPASLPALFCFLLSVVMAFVLCSAFAMLVTAIRLNITWGDGPTYMLLLLSGILSGTYLPLRLWPDFMQTFLYLQPFGGFADIPLLLYIGSVAPAGALPGIGLQILWSLIFIAAGRMIMKRRLHSIIVQGG; from the coding sequence ATGAACTTTAGAAATACATGCCGGGCTTGCAGCTCCCTCTTCCGAATCCGCATGGCAGAGGGGCTCCAGTACCGGGTGTCCGCCATATCGGGCACGATGGTCAGTGTGTTCTGGGCGCTTATAGAATGTGTGCTGTTCACCGTGTTCTATACATACAGCGACAATGGCTCCTGGAACAATAACGGACTCAGTCTTCCTCAGGCCATATCCTATGTCTGGCTGGCCCAGGGTCTGTTTGTACTCCAGAGTATGAACATCGACAGCGAAATCATGGGCAAAATCAACAACGGCGACGTCGGTATCGAGCTGTGCCGGCCCATGAACCTGTACACCCACTGGTTTGTCAAAAGCTCGGCCGGTAAGCTAGGCACCAGTTGGATGCGGGGACTGTCCACCGTGCTCGCCGGTCTGCTGATGCCTGCCGGTTATGCCCTGGGCGGGCCGGCCTCCCTGCCGGCACTGTTCTGTTTTCTGCTGTCGGTAGTGATGGCGTTTGTGTTGTGCTCGGCCTTCGCTATGCTTGTGACTGCGATCCGGCTGAATATCACTTGGGGGGACGGACCGACCTATATGCTTCTACTGCTAAGCGGCATATTGTCCGGCACCTACCTTCCCCTGCGGCTCTGGCCTGATTTCATGCAGACCTTCCTGTACCTGCAGCCGTTTGGCGGATTCGCCGACATCCCTCTGCTGCTCTATATAGGAAGCGTGGCACCTGCCGGTGCACTTCCAGGCATAGGCTTGCAGATCCTCTGGAGCCTTATCTTTATCGCGGCGGGCCGGATGATCATGAAACGCAGACTGCACAGCATTATCGTCCAGGGAGGGTGA
- a CDS encoding ABC transporter permease, translating to MHLLSGMEYKGWWLMLIQVLTVVVTDPIATVLLFSRFGNVGEWTVAHIILVYSLAVASFGLAESLCRGFDYFPWHLLRSGDFDRLLLRPRSLFVQVAASRFHLHRLVRPFTGICAAGWALGELGVPLTPGRLGILAMALAGGCLMYCGVFVLTSGIAFFTIKGLDWIYLLTNASYQITRCPEPYMPRMLKSVFSFMLPMLFISFYPAATVCGWDYPRWLGFLSLPSGAAFLGVSLLVWRIGVRHYKSTGS from the coding sequence ATGCATCTGCTGTCCGGTATGGAATATAAGGGCTGGTGGCTGATGCTGATTCAGGTGCTTACCGTAGTAGTCACTGATCCCATCGCCACCGTGTTGTTGTTCTCCCGCTTTGGTAATGTAGGCGAATGGACTGTTGCCCATATCATTCTGGTCTACTCGCTGGCGGTTGCCTCCTTCGGACTTGCCGAGAGTCTATGCCGCGGTTTTGATTATTTCCCTTGGCATTTGTTGCGCTCCGGCGATTTCGACCGGCTGCTGCTCCGTCCACGATCCCTGTTCGTCCAGGTCGCCGCTTCCAGATTCCATCTGCACCGGCTGGTCCGGCCGTTTACAGGGATCTGTGCGGCGGGCTGGGCGCTGGGAGAGCTCGGCGTTCCGCTGACGCCCGGCAGGCTCGGCATTCTGGCGATGGCGCTGGCCGGAGGCTGTCTGATGTACTGCGGTGTATTCGTGCTAACCTCAGGGATTGCTTTTTTCACTATCAAAGGGCTGGACTGGATTTATCTGCTAACCAATGCCAGCTACCAGATTACCCGCTGCCCGGAGCCCTATATGCCGCGGATGCTAAAATCCGTATTCAGCTTCATGCTCCCCATGCTGTTCATCAGCTTCTATCCGGCGGCCACCGTCTGCGGCTGGGATTACCCCCGATGGCTGGGCTTCCTCTCGCTTCCCTCCGGAGCTGCCTTTCTCGGAGTGTCTCTGCTGGTCTGGCGCATAGGCGTGAGGCATTACAAAAGCACTGGGAGCTGA
- a CDS encoding M14 family metallocarboxypeptidase, with protein MQRDIERLVAQYPDLVSSESLGATAYGRQLWAVKLGRGESALFLNGSHHAREWMTSSLLMKMIDTYAQAYDHNETIGGHHVRSLLDEVSIWFVPMVNPDGVTLSQQGTAGLSADVAQMLRQYNGNSSNFNRWKANMQGLDLNRQYPANWKGIKNASSYPWYQNYKGKKPGEAAEVQMMMNFTERIDPEVTISYHSSGEIIFWHFNTINSSLNRDKAIARSLAGLTGYSLVAPEKNPSGGGFKDWFIQEYRRPGFTIEIASYAGEGSVPLKQFDGIWSENKAVGLYSARQSYSLWLTKQKAQYLQESMSLLAETELYPKVGASAGGTRIQPQQLHVIVRKGDWYQVQAAEGLGWIHPSPGKLTVIEEISANAGWSNRIPAYQYPDAYSPKVTFLDPQTVAVSGRYGTWLRASAPGGNWWIDGRKVTISWPEKAAESVPPTDSGLTGEEQPEAAEGTL; from the coding sequence ATGCAAAGGGATATTGAGAGGCTGGTGGCGCAATACCCTGATCTGGTATCCTCTGAATCGCTGGGAGCGACGGCATATGGGCGGCAGCTGTGGGCAGTGAAGCTCGGGCGGGGAGAATCCGCGCTATTCCTTAACGGCTCCCACCATGCCAGAGAATGGATGACCAGCAGTCTGCTGATGAAAATGATCGATACGTACGCTCAGGCCTATGATCACAATGAGACGATAGGCGGTCATCACGTGCGAAGTTTACTGGATGAAGTCAGTATCTGGTTCGTACCGATGGTCAATCCGGATGGGGTTACCCTGTCCCAGCAGGGTACAGCAGGACTGTCAGCAGATGTGGCTCAAATGCTGCGTCAGTATAATGGGAACAGCAGCAATTTCAACCGCTGGAAAGCGAACATGCAAGGCCTTGACCTAAACCGTCAATATCCGGCGAACTGGAAAGGCATAAAGAATGCCAGCTCATACCCCTGGTATCAGAATTATAAGGGAAAGAAGCCGGGGGAGGCTGCGGAAGTGCAGATGATGATGAATTTCACAGAGCGGATTGATCCGGAGGTGACTATATCCTATCATAGCTCGGGGGAGATTATTTTTTGGCACTTCAATACGATTAACAGCAGTTTGAACCGGGACAAGGCGATAGCCAGATCGCTTGCCGGTCTGACCGGATATTCTCTCGTAGCTCCTGAGAAGAATCCTTCGGGTGGCGGATTTAAGGATTGGTTCATCCAGGAGTACCGCCGTCCGGGATTCACCATTGAGATTGCAAGCTATGCGGGGGAGGGCAGCGTTCCCTTGAAACAGTTTGACGGCATCTGGTCCGAGAATAAGGCGGTTGGCTTATATTCTGCCAGACAATCCTATTCGTTGTGGCTGACTAAGCAGAAGGCACAGTATCTTCAAGAATCTATGAGTCTGCTGGCTGAAACAGAACTGTACCCGAAAGTAGGGGCTTCTGCTGGAGGTACACGTATTCAACCGCAACAGCTTCATGTTATTGTCCGGAAGGGTGACTGGTATCAGGTTCAGGCAGCGGAGGGGCTGGGATGGATTCATCCATCTCCCGGAAAGCTCACTGTAATTGAGGAGATCTCGGCGAATGCCGGCTGGAGCAATCGTATACCGGCCTATCAATACCCGGATGCTTACTCACCGAAAGTGACCTTCCTTGATCCGCAGACTGTAGCGGTATCGGGAAGATATGGGACCTGGCTAAGGGCTTCTGCTCCGGGCGGGAACTGGTGGATTGACGGGCGTAAAGTAACGATTAGCTGGCCCGAGAAGGCAGCGGAATCCGTTCCCCCAACAGATAGCGGACTAACCGGGGAAGAGCAGCCTGAGGCTGCTGAGGGTACTCTGTAA
- the ppnP gene encoding pyrimidine/purine nucleoside phosphorylase — translation MSQFTNATIQKAANIYYDGKVTSRTVTLEDGTKVTLGIMLPGVYEFGTDGPETMEILSGKLKVLLPGTEVWKDIEGAETFHVPGNSKFALEVFALTDYCCSYPIV, via the coding sequence ATGAGTCAGTTTACTAACGCGACAATTCAAAAAGCAGCCAATATTTATTACGACGGAAAAGTGACCAGCCGTACAGTTACTCTGGAAGACGGCACTAAGGTGACACTCGGCATTATGCTGCCTGGCGTATACGAATTCGGCACAGATGGCCCCGAGACGATGGAGATTCTCTCCGGCAAGCTCAAGGTGCTGCTTCCCGGCACTGAGGTGTGGAAGGACATTGAGGGAGCGGAGACCTTCCATGTTCCCGGCAACTCCAAATTTGCCCTGGAAGTATTCGCATTAACTGATTATTGCTGTTCTTACCCGATTGTATAA
- the tkt gene encoding transketolase translates to MTEQAKDQAIHKEENSTVDNLAITTIRTLAIDAIEKANSGHPGMPMGSAPMGYQLFAKTMNHNPDHPTWVNRDRFVLSAGHGSMLLYSLLHLSGYDLPMEELKQFRQWGSLTPGHPEVGHTAGVDATTGPLGQGIGMAVGMAMAEAQLGATYNKDEHNVIDHYTYAICGDGDLMEGISSESASLAGHLKLGKLIVMYDSNDISLDGKLNLAFSENVAKRFEAYGWQVLRVEDGNDLPALAKALEEAQADSSKPTLIEVKTVIGYGSPNKQGKGGHGGTHGSPLGADETKLTKEYYKWVYEEDFYVPDEVRASFAEVKAKGIAANKAWDEKFAAYKKAYPELAAQLETALSGELPAGWDANLPFYKAEDKAVSTRVASGNALNGLTGGIPQLVGGSADLESSTMTHLNGLSQFTSESYDGRNIYFGVREFGMAAAMNGIALHTGLKVFGGTFFVFTDYLRPAVRLASIMKLPVTYVLTHDSIAVGEDGPTHEPIEQLASLRIIPGLTVIRPADANETSAAWAYAMENTANPVALVLTRQNLPILAGTVDGVRDNIKRGGYVVSDSKNGTPQAQIIATGSEVQLAVKAQAALAEEGIDVRVISLPSWDLFEKQDKAYRDSVILPEVKARLAIEMAQTFGWERYTGDQGDILGITTFGASAPGDTVIREYGFTVENVVSRVKALL, encoded by the coding sequence ATGACTGAACAAGCAAAAGATCAAGCCATTCATAAAGAAGAAAACTCAACGGTGGACAACCTGGCCATCACTACAATCCGTACACTTGCCATTGATGCCATTGAAAAAGCAAATTCAGGACATCCAGGTATGCCGATGGGCTCCGCTCCTATGGGATACCAATTGTTCGCCAAGACGATGAATCATAACCCGGACCACCCGACTTGGGTCAACCGTGACCGTTTTGTGTTGTCTGCCGGACATGGCTCCATGCTCCTCTATAGCTTGCTGCATCTCAGCGGCTATGATCTGCCTATGGAAGAATTGAAGCAGTTCCGCCAATGGGGCAGCTTAACTCCGGGACATCCGGAAGTCGGCCACACTGCCGGAGTAGATGCAACAACTGGTCCGCTTGGACAAGGTATCGGTATGGCTGTAGGTATGGCAATGGCTGAAGCACAGCTGGGTGCCACTTACAATAAAGATGAACATAACGTGATTGACCACTATACCTACGCCATCTGCGGCGACGGCGATTTGATGGAAGGGATCTCTTCCGAGTCTGCTTCACTTGCCGGACACCTGAAGCTGGGCAAGCTGATTGTAATGTACGATTCGAATGATATCTCCCTTGACGGCAAGCTGAACCTTGCATTCTCCGAGAATGTTGCTAAGCGTTTTGAAGCTTACGGCTGGCAGGTTCTGCGCGTAGAAGACGGTAATGATCTTCCTGCACTGGCTAAGGCTCTTGAAGAGGCTCAAGCAGACAGCAGCAAACCTACACTGATTGAAGTGAAGACTGTCATCGGCTACGGCAGCCCGAACAAGCAAGGTAAAGGCGGACACGGCGGTACTCACGGCTCCCCGCTGGGTGCTGATGAAACGAAGCTGACAAAGGAATACTACAAATGGGTATATGAAGAAGATTTCTATGTACCGGATGAAGTCCGTGCCAGCTTTGCTGAAGTGAAGGCCAAAGGGATCGCTGCTAACAAAGCATGGGACGAGAAATTTGCAGCCTACAAAAAAGCATATCCTGAGCTTGCTGCACAGCTCGAAACTGCACTAAGCGGTGAGCTTCCTGCAGGCTGGGATGCCAATCTGCCATTCTACAAAGCAGAAGACAAGGCGGTATCTACCCGTGTGGCTTCCGGTAATGCACTGAACGGATTGACTGGCGGTATCCCGCAGCTGGTTGGGGGTTCTGCCGATCTGGAGAGCTCGACCATGACGCACTTGAACGGTCTGTCCCAATTCACCTCCGAATCCTATGACGGCCGTAACATCTACTTCGGCGTACGTGAATTCGGAATGGCTGCAGCTATGAACGGAATTGCCCTGCACACCGGTCTTAAGGTATTCGGCGGTACGTTCTTCGTATTCACAGATTACCTGCGTCCGGCTGTCCGTCTGGCTTCCATCATGAAGCTGCCGGTAACCTATGTGCTTACTCATGACAGTATCGCTGTCGGTGAAGACGGTCCTACCCATGAGCCGATTGAACAGCTTGCTTCCCTGCGTATCATTCCAGGTCTGACAGTTATTCGTCCGGCTGATGCCAACGAGACTTCTGCAGCTTGGGCATACGCCATGGAGAACACCGCTAATCCGGTAGCACTGGTACTGACCCGTCAGAACCTGCCGATCCTGGCTGGAACCGTAGACGGTGTGCGCGATAACATCAAACGCGGCGGCTATGTGGTATCTGATTCCAAGAACGGTACTCCGCAGGCACAGATTATTGCTACTGGCTCTGAAGTACAGCTGGCAGTTAAGGCTCAGGCTGCACTTGCCGAAGAAGGCATTGATGTTCGCGTAATCAGCTTGCCAAGCTGGGATCTGTTCGAGAAGCAGGATAAAGCATACCGCGATTCCGTTATTCTGCCTGAGGTGAAAGCCCGTCTGGCCATTGAAATGGCACAAACCTTCGGCTGGGAACGTTATACAGGCGATCAGGGCGACATTCTGGGAATCACTACCTTTGGCGCTTCCGCCCCTGGCGACACTGTAATCAGAGAATACGGCTTCACTGTAGAAAATGTAGTCAGCCGCGTAAAAGCGCTGCTATAA